Genomic DNA from Modestobacter versicolor:
ACGGTGCCTGGGCGGGGCAGTTGCTGGCCGAGGAGCCCAGGCCCGACGTGGCCGCAGCGGTCCCAGGCGCGGGTGAGTTGCACGGGTTCACGGCCTACCTCCCGGTCTCGCCGGGCCGGCACACGGTGTGTGCCTACGGCATCGACACCGCGGGCGGCACCAACCCGTCGCTGGGCTGCGCAGTGGTCACCCGCTGAGCGCCTGCTCGTAGGCCGCTCGGGTGGCAGCCGCCGTGGACGTCCAGCTGAACAGACGGGCCCGGGCCCGGCGCGCCGCGTCGGCCCCCGGCCCGTCGGCGTGGTCGGCGCAGGTGGTCAGCGCCGCGACCAGTGCGTCGACGTCGCCGGCAGGCACCAGGCGGGCGGTCCCCGGGTCGTCGCCGACCACCTCCCGGATGACCGGGAGGTCCGAGGCGATGACCGGCGTGCCGCAGGCGAAGGCCTCCAGCGGCGGGAGCCCGAAGCCCTCGTAGGCCGTCGGGTACACCAGCGCCTCGGCGCCCGCCACGATCGACCGGACCTCCCGGTCGCCGCGGTAGCCGGTGAAGACCACCTTCTCCGGCGGCAGCCCCGCCACGTCCAGCGACGGCCCCCAGCCGGCCGGGCCGACGAGGACGAGACCGGGCGCGTCGGGACGGGTGCGGAGCAGCTCGCGGTAGGCCGTGACGAGCAGTGGCAGGTTCTTTCGCGGCTCCAGGTTTCCCACGAAGACGAACCACCGGTCCGGCAGCCCGAGCTCCCGGCGCAGGTCCACGTCCGGGGCGGTGGCGTCGAACCACCCGTCGTCGACCCCCAGGTGGGTGGCGACCACCCGGTCGGCGGGGAGCCGGTACGTCTCGCACACCTCCTCGGCGACCGCGGCGCTCGGGGTGAGCACCAGCCGGGCCCGTCGGATGCTGAGTGGCACCAGGTCCCGGTAGGCGCGGGCGGCGGGCGTGACCGTCAGCGGACGACGTAGGAAGGAGAGGTCGTGCACCGTGACGACGCCGGCCGCGCGACCGGTCGGCGGCAGCACGAAGTTCGTCGCGTGGAACACGTCGGTCCGCCCGGTGAGGAGGGTGACGGGCGGCCACTCGCTGCGCGCCCAGACCCGGTGCATCACGCGGGCCGGCGCCGGCGGCCCGACCGCACGGACCCCCGGGGGGAGGACGCTGCCTAGGTCCGCGCGGCCGCGGACGGTGAAGGCGATCCCGGTGACCTCGTCGTCCCCGTGGGCGGCCGCCAGCTCGCGGCTGAGTGAGGCGACGTACCGCCCGACACCGGTCTGCGGACCGATCAAGGGGGTGACGTCGAGGCTCATGAGCATGCTGTGACCAGTGGGAGGGTCATGGGTGATCAACTCGCATCGAGAGGTACGTTGGCGGAGCCGGGGTACGGCCCGACACGGTCGGGTCTGCTCTGCGCACCCACATCTGTCCGACCATCCCAGGAGTCGTTGATCGTGACCTCCCCCACCGAAGGTTCTCCCGAGACTACGGATCCCGCGTCGCCGGGGGCGGGGGCGGGGGCGGAGCCCGAGGTGGCGTCCGGGGACGTCTCGGACGCCGTCGCGATCGGCGAGGCCCGCGGTCCCGCCGGGGTCGTCGTGGACGGCGACGCCCCGCCACCGCGCCTCCGCCGTCGGGTCCGCGAGGCCGTCCGCGGCCGGCTGCCCGAGGGCAGCAAGCAGCGCGCGCTGGCCAAGGCGGGCCTGTCCACCTACCGCGAGGTGCTGAACACCGCGAGCACCATCCGGTCGCTGTGGGCCATCCCGGGCGTGGCCGAGCCCTCCGCGCCCTCCTACCGCTCGTGGCTGCGGGAGCACGAGGTCACGGACGAGCAGTCGGAGGCGCAGCGCGAGTACTCGCGGAAGGCCGCGCACCCCGTCTCCGTGCAGGTCATCGTCCTGCCGGGCGCGGGTGACGCCGAGGCGACCGTGGCCTCCCTGCGCGAGCAGTCCTGGCAGCACTGGACGGCGGTCGTCTGCGACCCCACGGTCACCTCCACTGTCGAGCCGAACGTCTCCGGTCAGGTCGTCCAGGCCGGCGGCATCGCC
This window encodes:
- a CDS encoding glycosyltransferase family 4 protein; the encoded protein is MSLDVTPLIGPQTGVGRYVASLSRELAAAHGDDEVTGIAFTVRGRADLGSVLPPGVRAVGPPAPARVMHRVWARSEWPPVTLLTGRTDVFHATNFVLPPTGRAAGVVTVHDLSFLRRPLTVTPAARAYRDLVPLSIRRARLVLTPSAAVAEEVCETYRLPADRVVATHLGVDDGWFDATAPDVDLRRELGLPDRWFVFVGNLEPRKNLPLLVTAYRELLRTRPDAPGLVLVGPAGWGPSLDVAGLPPEKVVFTGYRGDREVRSIVAGAEALVYPTAYEGFGLPPLEAFACGTPVIASDLPVIREVVGDDPGTARLVPAGDVDALVAALTTCADHADGPGADAARRARARLFSWTSTAAATRAAYEQALSG